Proteins encoded in a region of the Ornithodoros turicata isolate Travis chromosome 3, ASM3712646v1, whole genome shotgun sequence genome:
- the LOC135387544 gene encoding neprilysin-1-like, whose amino-acid sequence MQVVDFPYDSHTQYQEQWPGEQRTSEEKPTLVKEDETSYTLLGKVLLVTLVLGTFGAAYWVARHEWRHTPDGEDITTSTPAYVGIPKLPPKYPFPDASYEDYEDTPHWLTTSTAEIPQTTSEATMSTRITQHPFTDKECDTEDCQYMRWLIDVSVDTGKDPCENFYSYVCNGALRSLSHWYNLNTTFNLEVIQRNISLNIARHLQDVKVPRRGQTGYQKVAAFHQHCMDIDNVTTTEAMRQFLKQQGMTFASDMQFDLLHAMVKFSFGFNIPLIFGIEAGWLKGEQLVLYMRHKYSIEYAITKDREARKDEIMLILSAILSIDLHDLANEIIAVENNLANLSQVQYTGSETSGSKKLLFPLSKLGLLVNNDTTLSEQWNKAVEDSTDPRLPKDVKVSMTVNDVHFFHNLFGKFRNATATELRLFCAWKIALYLYKASLLNPSYIGSPSNPNVPMCLDGTSKMFPNTAGLGFLFPIVNSSRLNLAREMIHTIVDEIKKSFESSHWLDETTRVGALKKLSMLKRDIGYSPEFSSALKIDAYFKDLPDLNGPFIEDYIQAQKFWTKHNWNGILSNSSFVDPRYTYPAYLINGAYIPTQNRIFIANVLLLTPVFSYGAPPEVNYGTLGTAVTHELMHGYDTSGRNYDGAGHFKPWFTEKSTAEYDKIVRCHNETIEKAPKARAYEDYDIEYLADTMGTTSQLRAYKKASEKSHVTLGNVKDFTKDKIFYISRCLVWCGKEFPERRSLSHPPSDERCNVPLMNSQHFSETFSCPKNSPMNPSQKCVFW is encoded by the exons ATGCAGGTCGTGGACTTCCCGTATGACAGCCATACGCAATACCAGGAGCAATGGCCCGGAGAACAAAGAACGAGCGAAGAAAAGCCAACATTG GTGAAGGAGGACGAAACTTCTTACACCTTGCTGGGAAAGGTACTCCTTGTGACTCTTGTTCTGGGGACGTTTGGAGCAGCATATTGGGTTGCACGTCATGAATGGAGACACACGCCGGACGGCGAAGATATCACCACCTCCACCCCTGCGTATGTCGGGATACCCAAACTTCCGCCCAAGTACCCATTTCCCGATGCCAGTTATGAAGACTATGAAGACACTCCTCACTGGCTCACGACGTCAACGGCAGAGATACCTCAGACGACTTCCGAAGCGACAATGTCAACACGCATCACGCAACATCCATTCACTGACAAAGAATGTGATACGGAAGATTGTCAATACATGCGTTGGCTTATTGACGTGTCCGTGGACACAGGGAAAGATCCTTGCGAAAACTTTTACAGTTACGTCTGTAACGGAGCTCTGAGGTCTTTATCTCACTGGTATAATCTGAATACGACATTCAATTTGGAAGTCATCCAGCGCAACATCTCCTTAAATATCGCCAGGCATTTACAAGACGTAAAGGTCCCAAGAAGAGGGCAAACGGGATACCAAAAAGTAGCGGCCTTCCACCAGCACTGCATGGATATTGATAACGTTACGACGACTGAAGCAATGAGACAGTTTttaaagcagcaaggaatgacTTTTGCAAGTGACATGCAGTTCGACCTACTGCATGCTATGGTGAAattcagttttggtttcaacatTCCCCTGATATTTGGAATAGAAGCCGGCTGGCTAAAAGGCGAACAGCTTGTACTATACATGAGACATAAGTACTCGATAGAATACGCCATCACGAAAGACCGAGAGGCGAGGAAAGATGAGATTATGCTGATTTTATCGGCAATCCTTTCCATAGACCTCCACGATCTGGCAAATGAGATCATTGCAGTGGAGAATAATTTAGCCAATCTGTCCCAAGTTCAGTACACTGGCAGCGAAACCTCAGGAAGCAAGAAGCTTCTGTTCCCCTTGTCGAAGTTAGGCCTTTTGGTAAACAACGACACGACCCTGTCAGAGCAGTGGAATAAAGCCGTGGAGGATAGTACAGACCCGAGACTTCCGAAAGACGTAAAAGTCAGTATGACAGTGAACGATGTTCATTTCTTCCATAATTTATTCGGCAAATTCAGGAATGCTACGGCAACCGAATTAAGGTTATTCTGTGCATGGAAGATTGCCCTTTACCTGTATAAAGCTTCCTTGTTGAACCCTTCGTACATTGGTTCGCCTAGTAATCCGAATGTTCCTATGTGCCTGGACGGAACGTCGAAAATGTTCCCGAATACTGCAGGTTTGGGTTTCCTGTTCCCCATAGTGAACAGTTCGAGGCTGAATCTCGCTAGGGAGATGATTCATACAATTGTCGACGAGATTAAGAAGTCCTTCGAGTCTTCACATTGGCTGGACGAGACAACTCGCGTTGGAGCTCTGAAGAAACTTTCTATGCTGAAAAGAGATATTGGTTACTCGCCGGAATTTAGCTCCGCCTTGAAAATAGACGCGTACTTCAAAGACCTCCCTGACCTAAACGGACCTTTCATTGAGGACTACATTCAGGCTCAGAAGTTTTGGACAAAGCACAACTGGAACGGAATATTGAGCAACTCCTCCTTCGTGGATCCACGATACACGTATCCTGCATACCTCATCAATGGTGCTTACATACCGACGCAAAATCGCATATTCATTGCAAACGTTCTTTTGCTCACGCCTGTCTTTTCGTATGGTGCTCCTCCAGAAGTGAACTATGGAACCCTAGGCACCGCCGTGACACATGAGCTAATGCACGGCTACGATACGTCTGGCAGGAATTATGACGGTGCTGGGCATTTCAAACCGTGGTTTACCGAAAAAAGTACAGCGGAATACGACAAGATCGTTCGTTGCCACAACGAGACCATTGAGAAAGCTCCGAAAGCTAGAGCTTACGAAGATTATGACATAGAGTATCTAGCAGACACGATGGGTACTACGTCCCAGTTGAGGGCATATAAAAAAGCTTCGGAAAAGTCGCATGTCACTCTGGGCAACGTGAAGGATTTCACGAAGGACAAGATCTTCTACATTTCCAGGTGTCTAGTGTGGTGTGGAAAGGAATTCCCAGAACGGAGGTCGCTAAGTCATCCGCCTTCGGATGAAAGATGCAACGTGCCTCTTATGAATTCACAACATTTCAGCGAAACCTTTTCTTGCCCAAAGAACTCTCCAATGAATCCCTCGCAGAAATGTGTCTTCTGGTAA
- the LOC135387545 gene encoding endothelin-converting enzyme homolog: MQVVHFSDSSHTQYQEQWRGDQRTYEEKPTLEKENETSYALLRTVLLVTLVMGTFGAVYWIARHEWRPTPDDEDITTSTHEHVVVPKLPPKYPFPDAGYEDYEDAPHWLTTPTAEIPETTAKATMSTRTTKHPDTDKVCDTEDCQYMRWLIDVSLNTGKDPCENFYSYVCNGAQENLSHWYDPTKAFNMEVMRRNVTLNMARHLQDVKVPGRGQTGYQKAAALYQHCIDIDNVTTTEALRQLLTQQGMSFTSDMKFDLLDVMVKFIFVFDITLIFRIEKSYRVNDKPVVLHMRQDSWMLLHTVKKDREARKDKITLLLSEILSMDLRDLPNEIIAAENNLAYLSQVQYTGSKTSGSKKLLFLFSKLGLLVNNDTTLSERWNQALEDNTDSRLPKDVKVSMTVNDVHFFHNLFGKFRNATANELRIFFAWKTARYLYEASLLNPSDSYSPNLLNISMCLDKTTIMFPKTAGSGFLFPIVNSSRLNLVRDIIQTIVHEIKKSFESSRMLDETTRVGALKKLSLMKKDIGYLPEFNSAMKIDAFFKDLPDLNGTFIEDYIQVQKFWTKREWNEILGDSSPIETTFPPYFINGAYVPTANRIIITNALLLTPVFSYGAPPEVNYGALGSGVTHELMHGYDTFGRNYDGAGHFKPWFTNESIAEYDKIVRCHNETIEKAPKARAYKDYPLEYLADTMGTTSLLRAYKAASEKSHVSLGNVKGFTKDKIFYISGCLVWCGKEFPDLMPQTHPPSDERCNVPLMDSQHFSETFSCPKDSPMNPSHKCVFW; this comes from the exons ATGCAGGTCGTACACTTCTCGGATAGCAGCCATACACAATACCAAGAGCAATGGCGAGGAGATCAAAGAACGTACGAAGAAAAGCCAACATTG GAGAAGGAGAACGAAACTTCTTACGCCTTGCTGAGAACAGTACTCCTTGTGACTCTTGTTATGGGGACATTTGGAGCAGTCTATTGGATTGCACGTCACGAATGGAGACCAACACCGGACGACGAAGATATCACCACCTCCACCCATGAACATGTCGTCGTACCCAAACTTCCTCCCAAATACCCATTTCCCGATGCGGGCTATGAAGACTATGAAGACGCTCCTCACTGGCTCACGACGCCAACGGCCGAGATACCCGAGACGACTGCGAAGGCGACCATGTCAACACGCACCACGAAACATCCAGACACTGACAAAGTATGTGATACCGAAGACTGCCAATACATGCGGTGGCTTATTGACGTGTCCTTGAACACAGGGAAAGATCCTTGTGAAAACTTTTACAGTTACGTCTGTAACGGAGCTCAGGAAAACTTATCTCACTGGTATGATCCGACCAAGGCATTCAATATGGAAGTCATGCGGCGCAACGTCACCTTAAATATGGCCAGGCATTTACAAGACGTAAAGGTCCCTGGCAGAGGGCAAACAGGATATCAAAAAGCAGCCGCGCTCTACCAACACTGCATCGATATCGATAACGTTACGACTACTGAAGCCTTGAGACAGCTTTTAACGCAGCAAGGAATGAGTTTTACAAGTGACATGAAATTCGACCTACTCGATGTTATggtgaaatttatttttgttttcgacATTACCCTCATATTTCGCATAGAAAAGTCATACAGGGTGAACGACAAACCAGTTGTGCTCCACATGAGACAAGACTCCTGGATGTTACTACACACCGTCAAGAAAGACAGAGAGGCGAGGAAGGATAAGATTACGCTACTTTTATCGGAAATCCTCTCCATGGACCTCCGCGATCTCCCAAATGAGATCATTGCTGCGGAGAATAATTTAGCCTATCTGTCGCAAGTTCAGTACACTGGCAGCAAAACGTCAGGAAGCAAGAAGCTTCTGTTCCTGTTCTCGAAGTTAGGCCTTTTGGTAAACAACGACACGACTTTGTCAGAACGGTGGAATCAAGCCCTGGaggataatacagactcgagaCTTCCGAAAGACGTAAAAGTCAGTATGACAGTTAACGATGTTCATTTCTTCCACAATTTATTCGGCAAATTCAGAAATGCAACGGCAAATGAATTAAGGATATTCTTTGCATGGAAGACTGCCCGTTACCTGTATGAAGCTTCCTTGTTGAACCCATCGGACAGTTATTCGCCTAATCTTCTGAATATTTCCATGTGCCTGGACAAAACTACGATAATGTTCCCGAAAACTGCAGGTTCGGGGTTCCTGTTCCCCATAGTGAACAGTTCGAGGCTGAATCTCGTCAGGGATATTATTCAGACAATTGTCCACGAGATTAAGAAGTCCTTCGAGTCTTCACGTATGCTGGACGAGACAACTCGCGTTGGAGCTCTGAAGAAACTTTCTCTGATGAAAAAAGATATTGGTTACTTGCCGGAATTTAACTCCGCCATGAAAATAGACGCCTTCTTCAAAGATCTTCCTGACCTAAATGGAACTTTCATTGAGGACTACATTCAGGTCCAGAAGTTTTGGACAAAGCGCGAGTGGAACGAAATACTGGGCGACTCCTCACCCATCGAAACCACGTTTCCTCCATATTTCATAAATGGTGCTTACGTGCCGACGGCAAATCGCATAATCATTACAAACGCTCTCTTGCTAACGCCAGTCTTTTCGTATGGTGCTCCTCCAGAAGTGAACTATGGAGCCCTAGGCAGCGGCGTGACACATGAACTAATGCACGGCTACGATACGTTTGGCAGAAATTATGACGGTGCAGGACATTTCAAACCGTGGTTTACCAACGAGAGTATTGCGGAGTACGACAAGATCGTTCGTTGCCACAACGAGACAATTGAGAAAGCTCCGAAAGCTAGAGCTTACAAAGATTATCCCCTGGAGTATCTAGCAGACACGATGGGTACTACGTCCCTGTTGAGGGCATACAAGGCGGCTTCGGAAAAGTCGCATGTCAGTCTGGGCAACGTGAAGGGTTTTACGAAGGACAAGATCTTCTATATTTCCGGATGTCTAGTGTGGTGTGGAAAGGAATTCCCAGACCTGATGCCTCAAACCCATCCGCCTTCGGATGAAAGATGCAACGTACCTCTTATGGATTCGCAACACTTCAGCGAAACCTTTTCTTGCCCAAAGGACTCGCCAATGAATCCCTCACACAAATGTGTCTTCTGGTAA